One genomic window of Glycine soja cultivar W05 chromosome 9, ASM419377v2, whole genome shotgun sequence includes the following:
- the LOC114367155 gene encoding probable flavin-containing monooxygenase 1, with the protein MERRVAIIGAGTSGLVACKYLIEFGFNPIVFEVDDGVGGLWRHTIESTKLQNTKQTYQFIDFPWPSSVKEDNPSHNQVLDYLKSYAEHFSLISYIRFNSKVINIDYVGESSEEMKSWELWGCNGRPFCSKGTWHIVVQDTKNLSIEVHKADFVILCIGKYSGFPNIPEFPPGKGPEVFNGRVMHSMDYSNLDNETAAEFIKRKKITIIGSQKSGLDLAAECANVNGVMYPCTIIQRTAHWILPDFDLWGVIVGFFFLNRFAELLIHKPGEPFLLGLVATLLSPLRWGISKFVETILKWKLPLKKYGLVPNHSFLQDLSTCLLGVFPDNFFDKLKEGSILMKKSQSFSFCREGVIIDGEAKPLETNIVIFATGYKGDQKIKNIFKSPIFQNYIIGPATSTLPLYRQIIHPRIPQLAMVGYAEGISNIFASEMKSLWLVHFLDGNIELPSIREMEKDVKLWEDNMKQYGGKYYSKSCIANCGIWYHDQLCKDMKRNPRRKKGLFAELFEPYGHADYMDLTRK; encoded by the exons ATGGAAAGAAGGGTTGCAATTATTGGGGCAGGAACAAGTGGCCTGGTTGCCTGCAAATACCTTATAGAGTTTGGATTTAATCCAATTGTCTTTGAAGTTGATGATGGTGTTGGAGGACTATGGAGACATACCATAGAGTCCACCAAGCTCCAAAATACTAAACAAACGTACCAGTTTATAGATTTTCCATGGCCTTCTTCAGTTAAAGAAGATAATCCAAGTCACAACCAAGTGCTAGATTATCTTAAATCCTATGCTGAACATTTTTCCCTCATTTCTTACATTAGATTCAACTCCAAAGTAATCAATATAGATTATGTTGGAGAGTCTAGTGAAGAAATGAAATCATGGGAATTGTGGGGTTGTAATGGCAGGCCCTTTTGCTCCAAGGGAACCTGGCATATTGTTGTGCAAGATACCAAGAATTTATCCATAGAG GTGCACAAGGCTGACTTTGTCATTCTTTGCATTGGGAAATATAGTGGTTTTCCAAACATTCCTGAATTCCCACCAGGAAAAGGCCCAGAAGTTTTTAATGGCAGGGTCATGCACTCCATGGACTACTCAAATTTGGACAATGAGACTGCTGctgaattcatcaaaagaaaaaagattacaATAATAGGCTCACAGAAATCTGGTCTTGATCTAGCAGCTGAATGTGCAAATGTAAATG GAGTCATGTATCCTTGCACAATTATTCAAAGGACCGCACACTGGATTCTTCCAGATTTTGACCTTTGGGGTGTTATTGTTggattctttttcttaaatCGCTTTGCGGAGCTTTTAATTCACAAGCCAGGAGAACCCTTCCTACTTGGCCTTGTGGCCACTTTACTTTCACCACTG AGATGGGGAATTTCTAAATTTGTTGAAACTATTCTAAAATGGAAGCTGCCATTAAAGAAGTATGGATTGGTACCTAATCACAGCTTTCTTCAAGATCTCTCCACATGTCTGCTTGGGGTGTTTCCTGATAACTTCTTTGACAAGCTAAAAGAAGGATCCATTCTTATGAAGAAATCGCAAAGCTTTAGCTTTTGTAGAGAAGGTGTAATCATTGATGGAGAAGCTAAGCCCCTAGAAACAAATATAGTAATTTTTGCCACTGGATACAAAGGTGaccaaaaaatcaaaaacatattcaaATCTCCAATCTTTCAAAATTACATCATTGGGCCAGCAACCTCAACACTTCCTCTCTACAG ACAAATAATTCACCCTCGAATCCCACAGTTGGCAATGGTAGGATATGCCGAGggcatatcaaatatttttgccTCAGAAATGAAAAGCTTGTGGCTGGTGCATTTCTTGGATGGAAACATAGAGTTGCCTAGTATAAGAGAGATGGAAAAGGACGTGAAATTGTGGGAAGACAATATGAAGCAATATGGTGGAAAATATTATTCGAAATCATGCATTGCTAATTGTGGCATATGGTATCATGATCAATTGTGCAAAGACATGAAGCGTAACCCCAGAAGAAAGAAAGGCCTTTTTGCGGAGTTGTTTGAACCATATGGCCACGCTGATTACATGGATCTTACTcgcaaatga
- the LOC114366823 gene encoding uncharacterized methyltransferase At2g41040, chloroplastic-like isoform X6: protein MATSVLSPPFFHPLHQLQFSKCPRLSSKSHFRPRLLRSISQRTIRAISAVAAESELGTQQDHAIEADIFACPVCYEPLIRKGPSGLNLSGFMCKRCKKTYSSKDRYLDLTVTAGLRDYTEIQPARTELFRSPLVSFLYERGWRQNFRQSGFPGPDEEFKMAQEYFESAEGGLLVDVSCGSGLFSRKFAKSGTYSGVIALDFSENMLRQCYDFIEKDDTLSTNNIALVRADVSRLPFSSGSVDAVHAGAALHCWPSPSNAVAEITRTLKNGGVFVGSTFLRYSSKTPWFLRPFRERTPQGYGYLTEEEIKDLCTSCGLTNYSSKIQQAFIMFTAQKP, encoded by the exons ATGGCCACGTCTGTTCTTAGTCCTCCTTTCTTTCATCCTCTGCATCAACTTCAATTCTCGAAATGCCCCCGCCTTTCTTCTAAATCCCACTTTCGCCCTCGCCTCCTCCGCTCCATATCCCAAAGAACCATTCGCGCTATCTCCGCAGTTGCCGCAGAATCA GAGTTAGGTACACAGCAGGATCATGCAATTGAAGCAGACATCTTTGCTTGCCCTGTATGTTATGAACCATTGATAAGAAAAGGTCCTTCTGGCCTTAACTT GTCTGGTTTCATGTGTAAGAGATGTAAGAAGACATATTCTAGCAAAGATAGGTATCTGGATCTGACTGTAACTGCTGGATTGAGAGACTACACTGAAATTCAACCTGCTCGGACTGAGCTTTTCAG AAGTCCCCTGGTTTCATTCTTGTATGAAAGAGGTTGGCGTCAGAATTTCAGGCAAAGTGGCTTTCCTGGTCCTGATGAAGAG TTCAAAATGGCTCAAGAGTactttgaatctgctgaaggtGGACTTCTTGTTGATGTTAGCTGTGGTAGTGGTTTATTTTCCCGAAAATTCGCCAAATCTGGAACATATTCGGGAGTCATAGCACTAGATTTTTCTGAGAATATGCTTCGTCAATGTTATGATTTCATTGAGAAAGATGACACACTTTCaacaaa TAATATTGCTCTTGTAAGGGCAGATGTTTCTAGACTTCCCTTCTCATCAGGTTCGGTTGATGCTGTTCATGCTGGTGCAGCTTTGCATTGCTGGCCATCTCCCTCCAATGCT GTTGCTGAAATCACCCGGACACTAAAAAATGGTGGAGTATTTGTTGGGAGCACTTTTCTGCGTTATAGTTCAAAAACTCCCTGGTTTTTACGCCCTTTCAGGGAG AGGACTCCACAAGGCTATGGCTATCTAACAGAGGAAGAGATCAAAGACCTTTGCACCTCATGTGGTCTTACCAATTACTCAAGCAAAATTCAGCAGGCTTTTATTATGTTCACAGCTCAGAAGCCATAA
- the LOC114366823 gene encoding uncharacterized methyltransferase At2g41040, chloroplastic-like isoform X4: protein MATSVLSPPFFHPLHQLQFSKCPRLSSKSHFRPRLLRSISQRTIRAISAVAAESELGTQQDHAIEADIFACPVCYEPLIRKGPSGLNLPAIYRSGFMCKRCKKTYSSKDRYLDLTVTAGLRDYTEIQPARTELFRSPLVSFLYERGWRQNFRQSGFPGPDEEFKMAQEYFESAEGGLLVDVSCGSGLFSRKFAKSGTYSGVIALDFSENMLRQCYDFIEKDDTLSTNNIALVRADVSRLPFSSGSVDAVHAGAALHCWPSPSNAVAEITRTLKNGGVFVGSTFLRYSSKTPWFLRPFRERTPQGYGYLTEEEIKDLCTSCGLTNYSSKIQQAFIMFTAQKP, encoded by the exons ATGGCCACGTCTGTTCTTAGTCCTCCTTTCTTTCATCCTCTGCATCAACTTCAATTCTCGAAATGCCCCCGCCTTTCTTCTAAATCCCACTTTCGCCCTCGCCTCCTCCGCTCCATATCCCAAAGAACCATTCGCGCTATCTCCGCAGTTGCCGCAGAATCA GAGTTAGGTACACAGCAGGATCATGCAATTGAAGCAGACATCTTTGCTTGCCCTGTATGTTATGAACCATTGATAAGAAAAGGTCCTTCTGGCCTTAACTT ACCTGCAATCTACAGGTCTGGTTTCATGTGTAAGAGATGTAAGAAGACATATTCTAGCAAAGATAGGTATCTGGATCTGACTGTAACTGCTGGATTGAGAGACTACACTGAAATTCAACCTGCTCGGACTGAGCTTTTCAG AAGTCCCCTGGTTTCATTCTTGTATGAAAGAGGTTGGCGTCAGAATTTCAGGCAAAGTGGCTTTCCTGGTCCTGATGAAGAG TTCAAAATGGCTCAAGAGTactttgaatctgctgaaggtGGACTTCTTGTTGATGTTAGCTGTGGTAGTGGTTTATTTTCCCGAAAATTCGCCAAATCTGGAACATATTCGGGAGTCATAGCACTAGATTTTTCTGAGAATATGCTTCGTCAATGTTATGATTTCATTGAGAAAGATGACACACTTTCaacaaa TAATATTGCTCTTGTAAGGGCAGATGTTTCTAGACTTCCCTTCTCATCAGGTTCGGTTGATGCTGTTCATGCTGGTGCAGCTTTGCATTGCTGGCCATCTCCCTCCAATGCT GTTGCTGAAATCACCCGGACACTAAAAAATGGTGGAGTATTTGTTGGGAGCACTTTTCTGCGTTATAGTTCAAAAACTCCCTGGTTTTTACGCCCTTTCAGGGAG AGGACTCCACAAGGCTATGGCTATCTAACAGAGGAAGAGATCAAAGACCTTTGCACCTCATGTGGTCTTACCAATTACTCAAGCAAAATTCAGCAGGCTTTTATTATGTTCACAGCTCAGAAGCCATAA
- the LOC114366823 gene encoding uncharacterized methyltransferase At2g41040, chloroplastic-like isoform X2: MATSVLSPPFFHPLHQLQFSKCPRLSSKSHFRPRLLRSISQRTIRAISAVAAESVNLTLSLFPFPPIIFELGTQQDHAIEADIFACPVCYEPLIRKGPSGLNLPAIYRSGFMCKRCKKTYSSKDRYLDLTVTAGLRDYTEIQPARTELFSPLVSFLYERGWRQNFRQSGFPGPDEEFKMAQEYFESAEGGLLVDVSCGSGLFSRKFAKSGTYSGVIALDFSENMLRQCYDFIEKDDTLSTNNIALVRADVSRLPFSSGSVDAVHAGAALHCWPSPSNAVAEITRTLKNGGVFVGSTFLRYSSKTPWFLRPFRERTPQGYGYLTEEEIKDLCTSCGLTNYSSKIQQAFIMFTAQKP, encoded by the exons ATGGCCACGTCTGTTCTTAGTCCTCCTTTCTTTCATCCTCTGCATCAACTTCAATTCTCGAAATGCCCCCGCCTTTCTTCTAAATCCCACTTTCGCCCTCGCCTCCTCCGCTCCATATCCCAAAGAACCATTCGCGCTATCTCCGCAGTTGCCGCAGAATCAGTAAACCTCACCCTTTCCCTCTTTCCTTTTCCTCCAATCATATTC GAGTTAGGTACACAGCAGGATCATGCAATTGAAGCAGACATCTTTGCTTGCCCTGTATGTTATGAACCATTGATAAGAAAAGGTCCTTCTGGCCTTAACTT ACCTGCAATCTACAGGTCTGGTTTCATGTGTAAGAGATGTAAGAAGACATATTCTAGCAAAGATAGGTATCTGGATCTGACTGTAACTGCTGGATTGAGAGACTACACTGAAATTCAACCTGCTCGGACTGAGCTTTTCAG TCCCCTGGTTTCATTCTTGTATGAAAGAGGTTGGCGTCAGAATTTCAGGCAAAGTGGCTTTCCTGGTCCTGATGAAGAG TTCAAAATGGCTCAAGAGTactttgaatctgctgaaggtGGACTTCTTGTTGATGTTAGCTGTGGTAGTGGTTTATTTTCCCGAAAATTCGCCAAATCTGGAACATATTCGGGAGTCATAGCACTAGATTTTTCTGAGAATATGCTTCGTCAATGTTATGATTTCATTGAGAAAGATGACACACTTTCaacaaa TAATATTGCTCTTGTAAGGGCAGATGTTTCTAGACTTCCCTTCTCATCAGGTTCGGTTGATGCTGTTCATGCTGGTGCAGCTTTGCATTGCTGGCCATCTCCCTCCAATGCT GTTGCTGAAATCACCCGGACACTAAAAAATGGTGGAGTATTTGTTGGGAGCACTTTTCTGCGTTATAGTTCAAAAACTCCCTGGTTTTTACGCCCTTTCAGGGAG AGGACTCCACAAGGCTATGGCTATCTAACAGAGGAAGAGATCAAAGACCTTTGCACCTCATGTGGTCTTACCAATTACTCAAGCAAAATTCAGCAGGCTTTTATTATGTTCACAGCTCAGAAGCCATAA
- the LOC114366823 gene encoding uncharacterized methyltransferase At2g41040, chloroplastic-like isoform X3 — translation MATSVLSPPFFHPLHQLQFSKCPRLSSKSHFRPRLLRSISQRTIRAISAVAAESVNLTLSLFPFPPIIFELGTQQDHAIEADIFACPVCYEPLIRKGPSGLNLSGFMCKRCKKTYSSKDRYLDLTVTAGLRDYTEIQPARTELFRSPLVSFLYERGWRQNFRQSGFPGPDEEFKMAQEYFESAEGGLLVDVSCGSGLFSRKFAKSGTYSGVIALDFSENMLRQCYDFIEKDDTLSTNNIALVRADVSRLPFSSGSVDAVHAGAALHCWPSPSNAVAEITRTLKNGGVFVGSTFLRYSSKTPWFLRPFRERTPQGYGYLTEEEIKDLCTSCGLTNYSSKIQQAFIMFTAQKP, via the exons ATGGCCACGTCTGTTCTTAGTCCTCCTTTCTTTCATCCTCTGCATCAACTTCAATTCTCGAAATGCCCCCGCCTTTCTTCTAAATCCCACTTTCGCCCTCGCCTCCTCCGCTCCATATCCCAAAGAACCATTCGCGCTATCTCCGCAGTTGCCGCAGAATCAGTAAACCTCACCCTTTCCCTCTTTCCTTTTCCTCCAATCATATTC GAGTTAGGTACACAGCAGGATCATGCAATTGAAGCAGACATCTTTGCTTGCCCTGTATGTTATGAACCATTGATAAGAAAAGGTCCTTCTGGCCTTAACTT GTCTGGTTTCATGTGTAAGAGATGTAAGAAGACATATTCTAGCAAAGATAGGTATCTGGATCTGACTGTAACTGCTGGATTGAGAGACTACACTGAAATTCAACCTGCTCGGACTGAGCTTTTCAG AAGTCCCCTGGTTTCATTCTTGTATGAAAGAGGTTGGCGTCAGAATTTCAGGCAAAGTGGCTTTCCTGGTCCTGATGAAGAG TTCAAAATGGCTCAAGAGTactttgaatctgctgaaggtGGACTTCTTGTTGATGTTAGCTGTGGTAGTGGTTTATTTTCCCGAAAATTCGCCAAATCTGGAACATATTCGGGAGTCATAGCACTAGATTTTTCTGAGAATATGCTTCGTCAATGTTATGATTTCATTGAGAAAGATGACACACTTTCaacaaa TAATATTGCTCTTGTAAGGGCAGATGTTTCTAGACTTCCCTTCTCATCAGGTTCGGTTGATGCTGTTCATGCTGGTGCAGCTTTGCATTGCTGGCCATCTCCCTCCAATGCT GTTGCTGAAATCACCCGGACACTAAAAAATGGTGGAGTATTTGTTGGGAGCACTTTTCTGCGTTATAGTTCAAAAACTCCCTGGTTTTTACGCCCTTTCAGGGAG AGGACTCCACAAGGCTATGGCTATCTAACAGAGGAAGAGATCAAAGACCTTTGCACCTCATGTGGTCTTACCAATTACTCAAGCAAAATTCAGCAGGCTTTTATTATGTTCACAGCTCAGAAGCCATAA
- the LOC114366823 gene encoding uncharacterized methyltransferase At2g41040, chloroplastic-like isoform X1 — translation MATSVLSPPFFHPLHQLQFSKCPRLSSKSHFRPRLLRSISQRTIRAISAVAAESVNLTLSLFPFPPIIFELGTQQDHAIEADIFACPVCYEPLIRKGPSGLNLPAIYRSGFMCKRCKKTYSSKDRYLDLTVTAGLRDYTEIQPARTELFRSPLVSFLYERGWRQNFRQSGFPGPDEEFKMAQEYFESAEGGLLVDVSCGSGLFSRKFAKSGTYSGVIALDFSENMLRQCYDFIEKDDTLSTNNIALVRADVSRLPFSSGSVDAVHAGAALHCWPSPSNAVAEITRTLKNGGVFVGSTFLRYSSKTPWFLRPFRERTPQGYGYLTEEEIKDLCTSCGLTNYSSKIQQAFIMFTAQKP, via the exons ATGGCCACGTCTGTTCTTAGTCCTCCTTTCTTTCATCCTCTGCATCAACTTCAATTCTCGAAATGCCCCCGCCTTTCTTCTAAATCCCACTTTCGCCCTCGCCTCCTCCGCTCCATATCCCAAAGAACCATTCGCGCTATCTCCGCAGTTGCCGCAGAATCAGTAAACCTCACCCTTTCCCTCTTTCCTTTTCCTCCAATCATATTC GAGTTAGGTACACAGCAGGATCATGCAATTGAAGCAGACATCTTTGCTTGCCCTGTATGTTATGAACCATTGATAAGAAAAGGTCCTTCTGGCCTTAACTT ACCTGCAATCTACAGGTCTGGTTTCATGTGTAAGAGATGTAAGAAGACATATTCTAGCAAAGATAGGTATCTGGATCTGACTGTAACTGCTGGATTGAGAGACTACACTGAAATTCAACCTGCTCGGACTGAGCTTTTCAG AAGTCCCCTGGTTTCATTCTTGTATGAAAGAGGTTGGCGTCAGAATTTCAGGCAAAGTGGCTTTCCTGGTCCTGATGAAGAG TTCAAAATGGCTCAAGAGTactttgaatctgctgaaggtGGACTTCTTGTTGATGTTAGCTGTGGTAGTGGTTTATTTTCCCGAAAATTCGCCAAATCTGGAACATATTCGGGAGTCATAGCACTAGATTTTTCTGAGAATATGCTTCGTCAATGTTATGATTTCATTGAGAAAGATGACACACTTTCaacaaa TAATATTGCTCTTGTAAGGGCAGATGTTTCTAGACTTCCCTTCTCATCAGGTTCGGTTGATGCTGTTCATGCTGGTGCAGCTTTGCATTGCTGGCCATCTCCCTCCAATGCT GTTGCTGAAATCACCCGGACACTAAAAAATGGTGGAGTATTTGTTGGGAGCACTTTTCTGCGTTATAGTTCAAAAACTCCCTGGTTTTTACGCCCTTTCAGGGAG AGGACTCCACAAGGCTATGGCTATCTAACAGAGGAAGAGATCAAAGACCTTTGCACCTCATGTGGTCTTACCAATTACTCAAGCAAAATTCAGCAGGCTTTTATTATGTTCACAGCTCAGAAGCCATAA
- the LOC114366823 gene encoding uncharacterized methyltransferase At2g41040, chloroplastic-like isoform X5, whose amino-acid sequence MATSVLSPPFFHPLHQLQFSKCPRLSSKSHFRPRLLRSISQRTIRAISAVAAESLGTQQDHAIEADIFACPVCYEPLIRKGPSGLNLPAIYRSGFMCKRCKKTYSSKDRYLDLTVTAGLRDYTEIQPARTELFRSPLVSFLYERGWRQNFRQSGFPGPDEEFKMAQEYFESAEGGLLVDVSCGSGLFSRKFAKSGTYSGVIALDFSENMLRQCYDFIEKDDTLSTNNIALVRADVSRLPFSSGSVDAVHAGAALHCWPSPSNAVAEITRTLKNGGVFVGSTFLRYSSKTPWFLRPFRERTPQGYGYLTEEEIKDLCTSCGLTNYSSKIQQAFIMFTAQKP is encoded by the exons ATGGCCACGTCTGTTCTTAGTCCTCCTTTCTTTCATCCTCTGCATCAACTTCAATTCTCGAAATGCCCCCGCCTTTCTTCTAAATCCCACTTTCGCCCTCGCCTCCTCCGCTCCATATCCCAAAGAACCATTCGCGCTATCTCCGCAGTTGCCGCAGAATCA TTAGGTACACAGCAGGATCATGCAATTGAAGCAGACATCTTTGCTTGCCCTGTATGTTATGAACCATTGATAAGAAAAGGTCCTTCTGGCCTTAACTT ACCTGCAATCTACAGGTCTGGTTTCATGTGTAAGAGATGTAAGAAGACATATTCTAGCAAAGATAGGTATCTGGATCTGACTGTAACTGCTGGATTGAGAGACTACACTGAAATTCAACCTGCTCGGACTGAGCTTTTCAG AAGTCCCCTGGTTTCATTCTTGTATGAAAGAGGTTGGCGTCAGAATTTCAGGCAAAGTGGCTTTCCTGGTCCTGATGAAGAG TTCAAAATGGCTCAAGAGTactttgaatctgctgaaggtGGACTTCTTGTTGATGTTAGCTGTGGTAGTGGTTTATTTTCCCGAAAATTCGCCAAATCTGGAACATATTCGGGAGTCATAGCACTAGATTTTTCTGAGAATATGCTTCGTCAATGTTATGATTTCATTGAGAAAGATGACACACTTTCaacaaa TAATATTGCTCTTGTAAGGGCAGATGTTTCTAGACTTCCCTTCTCATCAGGTTCGGTTGATGCTGTTCATGCTGGTGCAGCTTTGCATTGCTGGCCATCTCCCTCCAATGCT GTTGCTGAAATCACCCGGACACTAAAAAATGGTGGAGTATTTGTTGGGAGCACTTTTCTGCGTTATAGTTCAAAAACTCCCTGGTTTTTACGCCCTTTCAGGGAG AGGACTCCACAAGGCTATGGCTATCTAACAGAGGAAGAGATCAAAGACCTTTGCACCTCATGTGGTCTTACCAATTACTCAAGCAAAATTCAGCAGGCTTTTATTATGTTCACAGCTCAGAAGCCATAA